Genomic window (Corynebacterium simulans):
GAGGAGCTGCAGAAGCTGCAGGAGCAGATGGGCGGCGGCGGAATGCCAGGCATGCCAGGGGGTATGCCGGGTTTGCCTAAGATGCCGAAGGGCATGGAAAACATCGACTTGAATAACCTGGACTTTGGCCAGGGCAAGAAGTAGTCGGGCCTAGAAGAGGCGAGGGAACTCCTCGCCTCTTTTTCGCGTTTTGGAGGCGTGTTTTTCTACGGCTAAAGTTGTACTTATGAAGCCGATCCCAGCTGTTCGCCAAGTTCGCCACGACATCAACGCCAAGCCTTTCATCGCAATCTGGGAGGTGACGCGCGCGTGCCAGCTGGTGTGCCAGCATTGCCGCGCCGATGCGCAGCATGAGCCAGCGCCAGGGCAGCTGAGCACGCAGCAGGGCAAGGCGCTATTGGATTCCATCGCGAGCTATGAGAAGCCGCGTCCCATTGTGGTGCTCACAGGCGGCGATCCCTTTGAGCGTGGCGACCTCGAGGAGCTGACGGAGTACGGCACCTCGCTGGGGCTAAACATCTCACTTTCGCCTTCGGTCACCCCGCGTCTTACTCGCGAGCGCCTCGAAGGCCTGCGTGCCGCGGGTGGCTCGGCATTGTCGCTTTCGCTCGACGGCGCGACGGCCAAGACCCACGATTATTTTCGCGGCTTTTCCGGCATCTTTGACCAGACCATCGAGATGGCAGAGGTGGTCACGGACGTGGGCTACCGCCTGCAGATCAATTCCACGATCACCAAGAACAACGTCTATGAGGCGCCGCAGCTGCTCAAGCGCGTCATCGACATGGGAGCAAAGCTGTGGAGCGT
Coding sequences:
- a CDS encoding TIGR04053 family radical SAM/SPASM domain-containing protein yields the protein MKPIPAVRQVRHDINAKPFIAIWEVTRACQLVCQHCRADAQHEPAPGQLSTQQGKALLDSIASYEKPRPIVVLTGGDPFERGDLEELTEYGTSLGLNISLSPSVTPRLTRERLEGLRAAGGSALSLSLDGATAKTHDYFRGFSGIFDQTIEMAEVVTDVGYRLQINSTITKNNVYEAPQLLKRVIDMGAKLWSVFFLVPTGRGTGLEALTPHEREDAMHWLHDVSNRVAIKTTEGPQYRRIVLEAQQGKEYVGGELYRYLTEETERVLGPADDAHTRRPRPPMAINAGSGFVFIDHLGDVYPNGFLPMHCGNVKDTPLPEIYANSPVFKKLRDPAQWSGKCSVCEYATVCGGSRSTAFAMTGDPLASDPTCAYVPAAWVK